In Scophthalmus maximus strain ysfricsl-2021 chromosome 21, ASM2237912v1, whole genome shotgun sequence, one genomic interval encodes:
- the bmi1a gene encoding polycomb complex protein BMI-1-A isoform X1: MCVGRAGEQRAAPSISPTKGLIYDYSLRLHQDCCRSFSLTMHRTTRIKITELNPHLMCVLCGGYFIDATTIIECLHSFCKMCIVRYLEASKYCPICDVQVHKTKPLLNIRSDKTLQDIVYKLVPGLFKNEMKRRRDFYAEHPVDASNGSNEDRGEVADEDKRIITDDEIISLSIEFFDQSRLGAGVEDKQCKDQVANKRYLQCPAAMTVMHLRKFLRSKMDIPNTYQVEVMYEDEPLKDYYTLMDIAYIYTWRRNGPLPLKYRVRPNCKKMKVSHAQQEGQNSASRSGPESDSASDKAGSPAGAPSTSSSLPSPGTPAQSPHPQLPHGPNNVNGTPAADAAPPTPSRPFTQFGSGGGGGGVTKPRKVSLNGSSTSSG; encoded by the exons ATGTGTGTTGGACGCGCAGGAGAGCAGCGCGCAGCTCCATCGATCTCCCCGACGAAGGGATTGATTTATGATTACTCACTGCGCCTCCATCAG GATTGTTGTCGTTCCTTTTCTCTCACCATGCATCGAACGACCAGGATAAAGATCACGGAGCTCAACCCTCACCTCATGTGCGTCCTGTGCGGAGGATATTTCATTGACGCCACCACCATAATCGAATGTCTTCACTCAT TCTGCAAGATGTGCATCGTTCGCTACCTGGAAGCCAGCAAATACTGTCCCATCTGTGATGTACAAGTGCATAAAACCAAGCCCCTGCTCAACATTAG GTCTGACAAAACTCTACAGGACATCGTGTACAAACTGGTCCCTGGCCTCTTCAAAA ATGAAATGAAGAGGCGGAGGGACTTTTATGCTGAGCACCCAGTAGACG CCTCTAACGGATCGAACGAGGACCGCGGAGAGGTGGCCGACGAGGACAAGAGGATTATTACAGATGATGAGATCATCAGCCTCTCGATTGAGTTCTTTGACCAGAGCAG GCTGGGAGCTGGCGTGGAGGACAAGCAGTGTAAAGATcag GTGGCTAACAAGAGGTACCTGCAGTGTCCAGCAGCCATGACGGTCATGCACCTGAGGAAGTTTCTGCGCAGTAAAATGGACATCCCAAACACCTaccag gtTGAAGTCATGTATGAAGACGAACCTTTGAAAGATTACTACACGTTAATGGATATAGCATATATCTATACTTGGAGAAGG AACGGCCCGCTGCCCCTGAAGTACCGAGTCCGACCCAACTGTAAGAAGATGAAGGTGAGCCACGCGCAGCAGGAAGGCCAGAACAGCGCGAGCAGGTCCGGCCCGGAGAGCGACTCCGCCAGCGACAAAGCCGGAAGTCCCGCCGGGGCTCCGTCCACGTCCTCCTCGCTGCCGAGCCCCGGCACGCCCGCTCAGTCCCCGCACCCGCAGCTTCCACACGGCCCCAATAACGTCAACGGGACCCCCGCCGCCGACGCCGCCCCTCCGACCCCCAGTCGGCCCTTCACCCAGTTCGGaagcggcggcggtggcggcggcgtcACCAAGCCCCGGAAGGTGTCCCTGAACGGCTCGTCGACCTCTTCCGGATGA
- the bmi1a gene encoding polycomb complex protein BMI-1-A isoform X2: MHRTTRIKITELNPHLMCVLCGGYFIDATTIIECLHSFCKMCIVRYLEASKYCPICDVQVHKTKPLLNIRSDKTLQDIVYKLVPGLFKNEMKRRRDFYAEHPVDASNGSNEDRGEVADEDKRIITDDEIISLSIEFFDQSRLGAGVEDKQCKDQVANKRYLQCPAAMTVMHLRKFLRSKMDIPNTYQVEVMYEDEPLKDYYTLMDIAYIYTWRRNGPLPLKYRVRPNCKKMKVSHAQQEGQNSASRSGPESDSASDKAGSPAGAPSTSSSLPSPGTPAQSPHPQLPHGPNNVNGTPAADAAPPTPSRPFTQFGSGGGGGGVTKPRKVSLNGSSTSSG; encoded by the exons ATGCATCGAACGACCAGGATAAAGATCACGGAGCTCAACCCTCACCTCATGTGCGTCCTGTGCGGAGGATATTTCATTGACGCCACCACCATAATCGAATGTCTTCACTCAT TCTGCAAGATGTGCATCGTTCGCTACCTGGAAGCCAGCAAATACTGTCCCATCTGTGATGTACAAGTGCATAAAACCAAGCCCCTGCTCAACATTAG GTCTGACAAAACTCTACAGGACATCGTGTACAAACTGGTCCCTGGCCTCTTCAAAA ATGAAATGAAGAGGCGGAGGGACTTTTATGCTGAGCACCCAGTAGACG CCTCTAACGGATCGAACGAGGACCGCGGAGAGGTGGCCGACGAGGACAAGAGGATTATTACAGATGATGAGATCATCAGCCTCTCGATTGAGTTCTTTGACCAGAGCAG GCTGGGAGCTGGCGTGGAGGACAAGCAGTGTAAAGATcag GTGGCTAACAAGAGGTACCTGCAGTGTCCAGCAGCCATGACGGTCATGCACCTGAGGAAGTTTCTGCGCAGTAAAATGGACATCCCAAACACCTaccag gtTGAAGTCATGTATGAAGACGAACCTTTGAAAGATTACTACACGTTAATGGATATAGCATATATCTATACTTGGAGAAGG AACGGCCCGCTGCCCCTGAAGTACCGAGTCCGACCCAACTGTAAGAAGATGAAGGTGAGCCACGCGCAGCAGGAAGGCCAGAACAGCGCGAGCAGGTCCGGCCCGGAGAGCGACTCCGCCAGCGACAAAGCCGGAAGTCCCGCCGGGGCTCCGTCCACGTCCTCCTCGCTGCCGAGCCCCGGCACGCCCGCTCAGTCCCCGCACCCGCAGCTTCCACACGGCCCCAATAACGTCAACGGGACCCCCGCCGCCGACGCCGCCCCTCCGACCCCCAGTCGGCCCTTCACCCAGTTCGGaagcggcggcggtggcggcggcgtcACCAAGCCCCGGAAGGTGTCCCTGAACGGCTCGTCGACCTCTTCCGGATGA
- the LOC118291090 gene encoding sperm-associated antigen 6-like: MSQRQIIQVFEQYQKSRMQFVQTVADLANRPQNIEFLQNAGVMSLLRPLMLDVVPGIQQTAALALSRLADHSYDLAEAVVNEDILPQLVHSLASQNRFYKKAAASVLRAVAKHSPGLSQAVVECGGVDALVLCLEDFDPGVKEAAAWALGIIARHDAMLSQSVVDAGAIPLLVLCLREPEMALKRIAASTLSDISKHTAELAQAVVDTGAIAHLAQMILNPDAKLKRQVFSALSQISKHSVGLAEMVIEAEIFPAALACLKDPDEYVRKNVTTLMREVVKQTPELSQVIVNCGGMAAVVNYLGDCQGNLRLPGIMMLGYVAAHSENLAMAVIFSKGVLQLAQCLSEETEHHIKAATVWAIGQIGHHTPEHAKAVATANLLPKLLELYMEAGSSEDLQVKSKEALKSILQKCTYLPGLESLLYDAPSNILKHVVCQFSKVLPHDSKARRLFVTSGGLKKVQEIDAEPGSPLQEYINAINSCFPEEIVRYYSPGYSEVLLERLENYQPA; the protein is encoded by the exons ATGAGTCAACGACAGATCATACAAG TTTTCGAGCAGTATCAGAAATCAAGGATGCAGTTTGTGCAAACTGTCGCTGATCTGGCGAACAGACCCCAAAACATAGAATTCCTGCAAAATGCTG GTGTGATGTCCCTGCTGCGTCCCCTGATGCTGGACGTGGTCCCCGGCAtccagcagacagcagctttGGCTCTGAGCCGCCTGGCAGACCACAGTTACGACCTGGCCGAGGCTGTGGTGAATGAGGACATCCTGCCCCAGCTGGTCCACTCCCTGGCCTCGCAGAAC AGGTTCTATAAGAAAGCAGCAGCATCTGTGCTGAGGGCAGTGGCCAAACACTCCCCCGGACTGTCCCAAGCTGTGGTGGAGTGTGGGGGGGTGGATGCCCTGGTTCTCTGCCTGGAGGACTTTGACCCTGGGGTGAAAGAGGCCGCTGCTTGGGCTCTCGGCATCATCGCACGACACGATGCGA TGCTGTCTCAGTCTGTTGTGGATGCGGGTGCTATCCCCCTACTGGTGCTGTGTCTCCGGGAGCCTGAGATGGCCCTCAAACGCATCGCAGCCTCCACCCTGAGCGACATCTCCAAACACACGGCAGAGCTGGCCCAGGCTGTGGTGGACACCGGGGCCATCGCACATTTGGCACAAATGATCCTCAACCCGGACGCAAAACTCAAG AGGCAGGTGTTCTCAGCACTCAGCCAGATCAGCAAGCACTCGGTCGGCCTGGCAGAGATGGTGATTGAGGCAGAGATCTTCCCTGCAGCACTGGCCTGCCTCAAAGATCCAGATGAGTATGTGAGGAAGAATGTCACAACTCTGATGAGGGAGGTGGTGAAACAGACACCAGAG ctgtCTCAGGTGATTGTTAACTGTGGCGGAATGGCAGCAGTGGTCAATTACCTGGGGGACTGCCAGGGAAACCTGCGGCTGCCGGGGATCATGATGCTGGGATATGTGGCGGCTCATAGCGAGAACCTCGCCATGGCTGTCATTTTCTCCAAG GGGGTGCTCCAGCTGGCCCAGTGTCTGTCTGAGGAAACCGAGCATCACATCAAGGCGGCCACAGTGTGGGCCATCGGCCAGATAGGGCACCACACACCTGAGCATGCGAAGGCCGTGGCCACGGCTAACCTGCTGCCCAAACTCCTGGAGCTGTACATGGAGGCCGGCAGCTCAGAGGACCTGCAGGTCAAA AGTAAAGAGGCCCTGAAGAGCATTCTGCAGAAGTGCACCTACCTGCCAGGTCTGGAGTCCCTCCTGTACGATGCCCCGAGCAACATCCTCAAACATGTCGTGTGCCAGTTCAGCAAG GTGCTGCCTCATGACAGCAAGGCCCGGCGCTTGTTCGTGACCAGCGGGGGCCTGAAGAAGGTGCAAGAGATCGATGCTGAGCCCGGCTCTCCTCTGCAGGAGTACATCAATGCCATCAACAGCTGTTTCCCTGAGGAGATAGTCAG gtaCTATTCCCCTGGCTACTCTGAGGTGTTGTTGGAGAGGTTAGAGAACTACCAGCCGGCCTGA
- the LOC118291089 gene encoding sperm-associated antigen 6-like, with translation MSQQQMIQAFEQYKKSRMEFVQTVAQLAAKPQNIEFLQNAGVMSLLRPLMLDVVPGIQQTAALALSRLADHSYDLAEAVVNEDILPQLVNSLASQNRFYKKAAASVLRAVAKHSPGLSQAVVECGGVDALVLCLEEFDPGVKEAAAWTLGIIAQHNAMLSQSVVDAGAIPLLVLCLREPEMALKRNAASTLSDISKHTAELAQAVVDTGAIAHLAQMILNPDAKLKRQVFSALSQISKHSVGLAEMVIEAEIFPAALACLKDPDEYVRKNVTTLMREVVKQTPELSQVIVNCGGMAAVVDYLGDCQGNLRLPGIMMLGYVAAHSENLAMAVIFSKGVPQLAQCLSEETEHHIKAATVWAIGQIGHHTPEHAKAVATANLLPKLLELYTEAGSSEDLQVKSKEALKSILQKCTYLPGLESLLYDAPSNILKHVVCQFSKVLPHDSKARRLFVTSGGLKKVQEIDAGPGSPLQEYINAINSCFPEEIVRYYSPGYSEVLLERLESFQPA, from the exons ATGAGTCAGCAACAGATGATACAAG CTTTCGAGCAGTATAAGAAATCAAGGATGGAGTTCGTACAAACTGTTGCTCAACTGGCAGCCAAACCCCAAAACATCGAATTCCTGCAAAATGCTG GTGTGATGTCCCTGCTGCGTCCTCTGATGCTGGACGTGGTCCCCGGCAtccagcagacagcagctttGGCTCTGAGCCGCCTGGCAGACCACAGTTACGACCTGGCCGAGGCTGTGGTGAATGAGGACATCCTGCCCCAGCTGGTCAACTCCTTGGCCTCGCAGAAC agGTTCTATAAGAAAGCAGCAGCATCTGTGCTGAGGGCAGTGGCCAAACACTCCCCTGGACTGTCCCAAGCTGTGGTGGAGTGTGGGGGGGTGGATGCCCTGGTTCTCTGCCTGGAGGAGTTTGACCCTGGAGTGAAAGAGGCCGCTGCCTGGACTCTGGGCATCATCGCACAACACAATGCGA TGCTGTCTCAGTCTGTTGTGGATGCGGGTGCTATCCCCCTACTGGTGCTGTGTCTCCGGGAGCCTGAGATGGCCCTCAAACGTAACGCAGCCTCCACCCTGAGCGACATCTCCAAACACACGGCAGAGCTGGCCCAGGCTGTGGTGGACACCGGGGCCATCGCACATTTGGCACAAATGATCCTCAACCCGGACGCAAAACTCAAG AGGCAGGTGTTCTCAGCACTCAGCCAGATCAGCAAGCACTCGGTCGGCCTGGCAGAGATGGTGATAGAGGCAGAGATCTTCCCTGCAGCACTGGCTTGCCTCAAAGATCCAGATGAGTATGTGAGGAAGAATGTCACAACTCTGATGAGGGAGGTGGTGAAACAGACACCAGAG ctgtCTCAGGTGATTGTTAACTGTGGCGGCATGGCAGCAGTGGTCGATTACCTGGGGGACTGCCAGGGAAACCTGCGGCTGCCGGGGATCATGATGCTGGGATATGTGGCGGCTCATAGCGAGAACCTCGCCATGGCCGTCATTTTCTCCAAG GGGGTGCCCCAGCTGGCCCAGTGTCTGTCTGAGGAAACCGAGCATCACATCAAGGCGGCCACAGTGTGGGCCATCGGCCAGATAGGGCACCACACACCTGAGCATGCGAAGGCCGTGGCCACGGCTAACCTGCTGCCCAAACTCCTGGAGCTGTATACGGAGGCCGGCAGCTCAGAGGACCTGCAGGTCAAA AGTAAAGAGGCCCTGAAGAGCATTCTGCAGAAGTGCACCTACCTGCCAGGTCTGGAGTCCCTCCTGTACGATGCCCCGAGCAACATCCTCAAACATGTCGTGTGCCAGTTCAGCAAG GTGCTGCCTCATGACAGCAAGGCCCGGCGCTTGTTCGTGACCAGCGGGGGCCTGAAGAAGGTGCAAGAGATCGATGCCGGGCCCGGCTCTCCTCTGCAGGAGTACATCAACGCCATCAACAGCTGTTTCCCTGAGGAGATAGTCAG gtaCTATTCCCCTGGCTACTCTGAGGTCTTGTTGGAGAGGTTAGAGAGCTTCCAACCGGCCTGA